In Nocardioides nitrophenolicus, the genomic window GACCGGCCAGCCAGCTGTCGATCAGGCGCTCGCCGGCGCTCGGCGAGGGTTGGGGGACGGCGATCTCGGCCCGGAGGGCGGGCACGTCGACGCCGAAATGGGCGAGCTTGTCCTCCTCGACGTCGAGCACGGCCTCGAAGCCGGTGACGTCGAGCTCGGGATGGAACTGGACCGCCAGCGCGCTGCGGTACCGCCAGGCCTGGAGGTAGCGGTCGCTCTTCGCCAGGCGCTCGGCCCCCGGCGGCGGCTCCATCGAGTCGGAGTGGAACGAGAGATACCGGCCCGAGGGGGGCTGCGCCGCGGTCGAGGAGACCTCGATCAGGCCCGCTTCCAGCCCGCTGTCGCCGGTGAAGGCCCGCCCGCCGGTCGCGACGGCGAGCAGCTGGGCGCCGAGGCAGATCGCGAGCAGCGGCAGTCCGTCGTCAACCGCGCCCGCGAGTGTGTCGATCTCCGGCTGCAGGGTGGCGCGGTCCGCGTGCGCGCTCTGCGCACCGCCGAGCACGACCCAGGCCTCATGAGCGTCCCGCTCGGGGAGCTCGCCGCGATAGGCGGCGTAGACGGTCAGCTCGCGGCCCGCGGCCGCCGCCCGCTCGCGCAGGACGGCGATCAGGGGCTCGGGGACGTGGCTGAGCACAGCGATGGTCATGGCTGGGGCCTCGGTTCGATGGGGGTGCTCCACGGCACCCAGTGGTCGATGGCGGCGAGCGCGGCGAGGAGCTCCTCGACCCGGCGCCGGTCGACGGCGACCCAGTCGCCGTCGGGCCGCACCTGGTAGGGCGTGAAGTCCCACGGCGCCAGGTGGCGGGCGGTCCGCACCAGCGGCTGGACGGACGCGAGGTCGCGCTCCAGCCGCCGGACGCGGGCCCGGAGGAGGGCGAGCTCGCGCTCCAGGCGCGCGCTGTCGGCGGCCTGGTCGGTGGTGTCCACGTCAGAACACCAGGGTGAGGTTCTCGTGGTACTGCTCGGAGTCGAGCAGGTTCACCAGCTTGAGCCGGATCCGCCAGTCGTCCCCGCCAGTGTCCGCGGGCACGAGCACGTGGCCGTACCAGCCGGCGTAGGTCTTCGCGACGCCCGCGCGGAACTCGTGCACGACGAAGCTCGAGCGGACCAGACGGCGTCCCTCGAGGTCGGTGACGGTCTCGACGTTGGTGATCGCGCGCCGGGTCCGCGAGGCCGGGATCTGGCTGTAGGCCAGGCCGGTGCGCAGCCAGTAGACGCGGTCGGTGAGCCGCCGATGGTCGTCGAAGGCGTGGCTGACCTCGTGCCGCGGGTCGCCGCCGCCCGCCGTGACGGGCACCCAGTACAGGCCGTCGCCGGCGAACATCCCGAGCCAGTCGTTGAACCGGCCCTCGTCGACCAGCCGGGCCTCGCGGGCCAGGAACGACTGCGCCTGGTGCCACTCGTCGATGGGCGCGGCCGGCCAGTCGTCGGCCAGCAGCGCGCGGAAGGCGTCCAGCTCGGCGTACCAGTCGGCGTCGACGTGGAAGGAGTGCGCCGAGGTGTCCTGGAACTGCGGGGGAAGTGCCGAGAGCCTCATCGGACCTCCTCCCGCATCCGGCGCAGCCACTCGTCGTAGTAGCTGCGCATGTGCAGCTCGTCGGTGACGGCGGTGGCGATGACGCCGTCCTCACCGAGCGACTGCCACGGCGTGACGTCGAGCCCACGGTTCATGAAGATCCACTCCGCCTCGGTCGCGGCGAGGCCGCGCTGGGCCTCCTCGAAGTTGGCCTGGTCGTCGGGCTCGCCGAACGCCGGGAAGTCCTCCTGGCTGCGCATCCGCAGCGTGTTGACCTCCTCGGGCACGCCGCCGATCCGGGTCGCGTGCCAGGTCAGCTGGGTGCGGTCGACGGCCAGTGGCTCGATCACCTGGACCTGGTTCCCGATGATGAGCAGGTTCGGGAAGATGCTGAGGTTGATCTGGGCGCCGATCGCCAGGTCGAGCAGCCGGTCGGCGTCGGCACCGTGCTCGGCGCGGATCCGCGCCTCGAACGACTCGCGGCCCGGCTGCGGACGCTGGTTCGCCCAGAAGCTGCCCGGCTCGTCGCCGTGCGCGGGCCGCTGGTCGATCACGCTGTGCCCGTTGCCGAGCGAGTACGACACCATCGGGCCGTCGTCGGGCGTGCGCCCGAAGTACGACATGTCCTTCGACTCGCCCATCCGCGAGGCCATCTCGAGCAGCGAGCGGTGCGAGAACGACGGGTGGTAGCCGTCGCCGGCGTTGTCGTAGGCGAGCTTCCAGTTGCCGCGGAAGCCCATCCGGTAGGCGGCCGAGCCCAGCAGCACCTCGCCCGCGGGCGCCCGGTCGATCCAGTAGTCCAGCCAGGGCCGCGCGTGCCCGAGCCACTCCTCGACCGACGGCGCGTCGGCGTTCATGGTCCCGAACACGAACCCGCGGTAGCTCTCGACCCGGGCAACGCGGGTCAGGCCGAACGCGTCCTTGTCCAGCTCGGCGTACCCCTGAGGCCAGGGCACGCCGACCAGCTCGCCGGTGTTGCGGAAGGTCCAGCCATGGTACGGGCACTGGAAGCTCTTGGCGGTGCCCGACTCCTCGCGGCATACGGTCGCGGCGCGGTGCGCGCAGCGGTTGAAGATCGCGTGCAGCGCGCCGTGCCGGTCGCGGGTCACCAGCACCGGGCGCAGCCCCAGCCGCACCGACACGAAGGCGTTCGGCCCGGGCAGCTGCGACTCGTGGGCCAGGTAGGCCCACGACTCGCCGCCGAAGACCTTCACCATCTCCTCGGCGAAGACGTCGGCCTCGGTGTACAGGGTGCGGTGCACCCGGTCCTCGTGGACCAGGTCGCTCCAGCGGTCGGTCCGGTCCCTCTCGGGTGCTGTCGGTCGTTGTTCCTGGACGGTCATCTCGCGCCTCGCTCGGATCGCAGGTCGATGAGCAGCGGCGGAGGTTCGCCGGAAGTGCGTACGCCTCCACCGCGCTGCGGGTGGCGGCACGCTATTGACGGCCCGCGGCCCCCGGCCACGCCGAGCGCGCGGAATTCCCCCAGGGGGAATCTCGGACGCTCCCGTCGAGGATCAGTCCGTCGGCGAGCCCAGCGCCTCCTCGGTCTGCTCGACGGCGTAGCGCAGCGCCTCGACGTAGTCGGGCACCTTGGCGCGCTCGAAGCGCGAGCTCGGGATGGCCAGCGAGATGGCGAAGATCGGCCGCCCCAGCGCGTCCTTCGAGCAGACGGCGATGCCGTCGACACCCTGCGCGGACTCCTCGATGCTCAGCGCGTAGCCGCGGGTGCGGACGGCGTGCAGGTGGCGCTTGAGCGACTGCATGCTGGTGATCCGCGACGAGCGGGCGGGCGGCAGGCCGTCGGCGAAGACCTCCTCGAGCTGCTTGCCGTTGAGCTCGGAGAGCAGCGCCTTGCCGGCCGCCGACGCGTACGCCGGCACCCGGTCCCACCGGTCGGTCGCGACGTGGGACGGGGCGGGGCCGGCGACGCCGTCGACCCAGCGCAGCAACGGTCCCTGGCGGACCCAGACGTGCACGGTCTCGCCGACGGCCTGGCTCAGCCGGTCGATCACCGGGTGCACGAGGGTGCGGAACTCCCCGACGTCGCGCCCGCGCACCTGCTCGGGACGCAGCTCGGGGCCGAGCCGGTACTGGCGGTCCCGGTCCTGGACCGCGAAGCCGTCGTAGCAGAGGGCGGTGAGCAGCCGATGGGCCGTCGACGGCGCGACGCCCAGCAGCTCCGCGGCCTCCTTGACGCCGAGGACCCGGCCGTCGCGCAGCTCCTTGAGGAGGACCAGGCCGCGATGCAGGGACTCGATCGGAGGTGCGGAATTCGCCACAACGAAAAACATAGCGCCGCTCGTTCTCGGCCTCGTTTCGTCGGGACTACGTTCACGGCACTTCGAGGACCGACCCTCGGATCGCCGGCCCCGCGTGGCCTCTCACGCCGGACGGCGCCGGTCCTCACCGTGTCCGGGCCCGACGGCCAGGCCGTCGTCCGCCCCCGTCCTCAGTGGAGGAGGTTCCCCATGTCCCAGTCCATCGACGAGCGCGATCGGCGGTGGGCCGCGCTCGACCGGGCGATGGTCGCGCACGACCTCGACGCCCTCGTCTTCGCGGCCAACGACTACCGCGGCCACAAGGGGTCGCTGCGCTACGTCGCCGACTACAACCTGTGCCACAAGTACGGCAACGCCGTGCTCCTGCGCGAGCGCGAGCCGGTGCTCGTGCTCTCGGGCAGCCTGGTGAGCGCCCGCAAGCCGGTCTCCGGCTGGGTGCGTGACTACCGGTTCCCGCAGACCACCGGCGCCGGTCTGGTCGAGGCGCTCAAGGAGGCCGACCGGCTGGAGAAGGTCGGCGTCATCGGGCTCGGCCAGGTGCTCAAGGTCAACGAGTACCTCGCGCTCACCGAGGCGTTCCCCGGCTGCGCGTTCGTCGACTTCACCAAGGAGTTCGAGCGGGTCCGCGCGGTCAAGAGCGCCTGGGAGCTGGCCGGTGCCGAGGAGTCGGCGTACATCCTCGACCAGTGCTTCCACCGGCTGCTCGAGATCGCGCACGCCGGCATCACCGAGCGCGAGATCGCGGCGGAGATGCACCGGGTCGGGCACCTGCTCGGCGGTGAGGACCCGATCTTCTTGTCGATGCACACCGACGAGCAGAACGAGCACTCCCGCTCGACGTTCGACAGCCCACGCGACCGGGTGCTCGGCACGCACGACGTGCACACCTTCTCGTTCGAGATGATCGGGCCGCGCGGCTACTGGACCGAGCTGGCCCGGATGGTCACCTTCGCCGCTCCGGACGAGGTCACCGCACGGATGGCCCGCGCGGTCACCGACGGCATCGGCAACGGCGCCCGGGCGATGACGCCCGGGGCGATTCCCAGCGACATCCAGCGCACCGTGCTGGCCGGCGTCGAGCAGCACGGCGCCACCACGTCGTACTGGTCGGGGCACTCGCTCGGGCTCGACGTCATCGAGGACCCGATGATCGGGCTCGACGTCGTCGAGGACCCCGACCAGTCGGCCGACAACACCATCGAGGCGGGGATGGTCCTGACCCTCCACCCGATGGTCCAGGACACCGAGGGTCGCCACAGCGGCTACATGTCCGACACTTTCATCGTGGAGCCCGGCGGGAGCCGGAAGCTGTCCGAGCACCCCACCGGTCTCCACCGCATCTCCCGAGGAGGGGTCTCCGTCCATGACCACTGACCAGAGCACCGCCCCGGCCGCCCCGGCCGCCGGCATCGACCCGATCACGGCCTCCGTGCTGCAGCGCCGGGTCGACTCCATCAGCAAGGAGATGGCGACGATGCTGATGCGCTCGTCGCGCTCGCCCATCTTCAACGAGATCGGCGACCTGGTGACGGTCATCTTCGACCGCAACGGCAACACGCTCGCCCAGGCCGAGTTCGCGGCGATCATCGCGTTCGGCGCGCACCCGTCGCTGGAGTACATCATCGAGTACTTCGGGGACGACATCCACGAGGGCGACGTCATCATCCACAACGACGTCTACCACGGGGGAAACCAGAACGCCGACACCGGGATCTTCCTGCCGATCTTCGCCGAGGGCCGGCTGATCGGCTGGGCCGCGGCCAAGGGGCACCTCGCCGACATCGGCGGCATGACCGCCGGCGGCTACAACCCCAACGCCCGCGACATCTGGCAGGAGGCGCTCCGCATCCCGCCGCTCAAGCTGGCCGAGAAGGGCGTGCCCCGCAAAGACGTGTGGGACCTGCTCGCCGCGAACATCCGGTTCGGCTTCGTCATGGAGGACATCCGGGCGATGGTCGGCTGCTGCACCGTCGGGGCCCGCCGGGTGGTGGAGGTGGTCGAGCGCTACGGACTCGACAGCTACGAGTCGCACTGGCGCTACATCCTCGACAGCTCCCGCCGCCAGGTCGAGGCCGAGGTCGGCCGCTGGCCCGACGGTCGCTACCACGGCGAGAGCTTCATGACCTCCGACGGCGTCGACCCGACGCGGAAGTACAAGATCGCTGTCGACATCGAGATCGCCGGCAGCGACATCACCTTCGACTTCTCCGGCTCCGACGACCAGTCGCCCGGCATCTGCAACATGCCGCCCGCGGCGGCCAAGGGGGCGGTCCGGATCGCCTTCCTGATGCTGATGGCCAGCGGCGGCATCCGGATCCCCACCAACCAGGGGCTGTTCGCGCCGATCGCCACGAGGTTCCGCAAGGGATCGATCGTCGACCCGGAGTTCCCGGCGGCGACGATCTACGGCAACCAGCTCTGCGACGAGGTGGTCGAGGCGATCATGCTCGCGCTCGCCGACGCGCTGCCCGACCGGGTCTGCGCCGGCTGGAACAAGTACATGTGCACCGCCACCAACGGCATCGACCCGCGCACCGGCGAGCCCTTCGCGGCGTTCACCGTCTTCCAGCGCACCGGCCCGGGCGGCGTGCAGGGGCAGGACGGCTGGGACGCGCTCGGCTTCACCGGCACCGCCGGCCAGATGCGCTATCCCGACCCGGAGATGCTGGAGATCACCACGCCGCACTTCCTGGAGTACAACGAGTACCTCCCCGACTCGGCCGGCGCCGGCGAGTTCCGCGGCGGCTACGGCACCCGCTCCGCCTGGCGCACCTACGGCGAGGGCCAGATCGGCGTCACCCTCGCCGACAACATGGCCCACGAGGGCGCCTTTCCGGCCCGCGGCCTCTTCGGCGGTCTCGACTCCGGCCTCAACGAGCTGCGCGTCGAGTACCCCGACGGCACCAGCCAGGACTGGGGCTCCAAGGAGATCATCGACCAGCCCGTCGGCACCCGGGTCATCTCGCACGCCGGCGGCGGCGCAGGGTACGGCGACCCGCGCCGACGGCCCGCCGCGAAGGTGCTGGCGGAGGTCCGCGACGGCCTCCTCTCGGCCGAGAAGGCCCGCGCCGACTACGGCGTCGTCCTCACCGCCGACGGCCAGGCCGTCGACGAAGCCCAGACCGCGGCGCTCCGCGCCTGAACCGCCAAGGACCCACCATGAGCATCCGCATCGGAATCGACGTCGGCGGCACGTTCACCGACTTCCTCGTGATCTACCCCGACGGCAGCCGCCGCATCCACAAGACCAGCTCGGTCCCGGTCGACCCGCCCCAGGCGGTCCTCAACGGCCTGCGCGAGCTGGCCGACCTCGAGGGCACCTCGGTCGAGGCGTTCGTCGACCGGATCGGCCTGATCGTCCACGGCACCACCGTCACCACCAACGCGCTGCTGACCCGGCGCGGCCCGAAGACCGCCATGCTCGTCACCGAGGGCTTCCGCGACGTGCTGCCCATGCGGCACGGCACCCGCGAGGACGGCTACGACAACCTCCTCGCGATGCCCGAGCCGCTGGCGCCGCGCCACCTCCGGCTGCCGATCGAGGGCCGGATGGACTACCTGGGCGGCGAGGTCACCCCGCTCGACGAGGACGGCGTCCGCGCCGCCGCCGAGGCGCTGCGCGAGCAGGACGTCCAGGCCGTGGCGATCTCGTTCATGCACTCCCACGCCAATCCAGCCCACGAGCGCCGGGCCGCGGAGATCCTGGGGGAGGCGCTGCCCGACGTCTACCTCACCGAGTCGGCCGAGCTGCTCGGCCAGGCGCGCTACTACGAGCGGTCGAGCGCGGCGGTGCTCAACTCCTACGCGGGGCCGATCATCTCGTCGTACCTCCGGACGCTCACGGGGTTGCTCGAGGAGGTCCGGTTCGGCGGTCTGCTGCTGATGATGCAGTCCAACGGCGGCGTCGCGACGCCGGCCGAGCTGGCCCGCCGGGCCGCGCTGTCGCTGCTCTCCGGGCCGGCCTCGGGGCCGACCGCCGGCCTGCTGGTCACCGCCGAGCACGGCTGGGACTCGTGCCTGACCGTGGACATGGGCGGCACCAGCTTCGACGCCGCCGCGGTCAAGGGCGGCAAGCCGCTGGTGATGACCGACGGCAGCATCGACCGCTGGTCGCTGGCCCTGCCCTCGGTCGACATCCACACCATCGGCGCCGGTGGCGGCTCGATCGCCTCGGTCGACGAGGGCGGGCTGCTCAGCGTGGGGCCGCAGAGCGCGGGCGCCGTGCCGGGTCCGGCCTGCTACGGCCGGGGCGGCGACCGGGCGACGACGACGGACGCCGACGTCGTCCTCGGCTACCTCGACCCGGACAGCTTCCTCAACGGCCAGATGGCGCTCGACAAGGCGGCCGCCGAGGAGGCGATCCGCCGCGACGTCGCCGAGCCCCTGGGACTCAGCGTGCTCGAGGCGGCGGCCGGCATCTACGAGATGGTCAACGTCTCGATGGCCTCCGGCGTCCGCGACATCACGGTGCGCCGCGGCCTCGACCCGCGTGACTTCCCGATCGTCGTGGCCGGCGGTGCCGGTCCGGTGCACGCCGCCGCCATCGCCGGCGAGCTGGACATCCCGGTCCTGATCACGCCCCGCGACTCGTCGATCTTCTGCGCCGCCGGCATGTTGGTGTGCGACTTCAAGCACGACTACGTGCAGAGCGCCAACGACCGCCTCGACGTGCTCGACCTCGCCGGGCTGGTCCGCACCTGGAAGACGATGGCCGAGGAGGGCCGGGCGACGCTGCACGGCGAGGGTGTCGCCGACGACGCGATCACCTTCGAGCCGTCGCTCGACCTGCGCTACAAGGGTCAGTGGTACGAGCTCAACATCCCGCTCGACGCGGCGATGCTGGCCGCGCCCGACGTCGCCACCATCGCGGCGGCCTTCCACGCCGAGCACGAGCTGCTCTTCGGCTACCACAGCGACGAGATGCCGATCGACGTCCTCAACGTCCGCCTCTCGGCGGTCGGCCGCACGTCCGACGAGCGGATCGACCTCGCCTCCGAGGTCGTCGTCGACAAGCCGGAGCGTCCCGCGCGGCGCGAGATCTGGTCGCCGGCACAGAAGGCGATGGTCGAGGTCGACGTCCATCAGGGCACGGCGATGGGGCCGAACGCCCGGATCAGCGGTCCCGCGGTGATCGAGCTCGGCACGACGACCATCGTCGTGCTCGACCAGTACGACTGCGTCGTCGACCGCAGCGGCTCCTTCGTGATGTACCTGCGCGAGCGCGCCGCGGAGCTCGAGGCCCGGCTCAACCTCTGAGCCCCGCCCCCTCTCGGGCCCCTCACCGGCCCGGCGCACTCCGCGCCGGGCCGGCCACCTCTCACCCCGTCAGGAGTTCCGTCATGCCCGAAAACACCTCACGACGGCCCGATCTCCGGGCCGTCATCGAAGACAACGCCCTGCAGTCCGTCCCGCTCGACCAGCGCCAGAGCGGCTGGGCGCTGTTCGCCAACACCGCCGGCGTCGGCTCGACGCTGGTGGTCCTCGGCGTCGGTGCCGCCGTCACCTTCACCGCCGGCACCCGGTGGGGTCTCGTGGTGGCCCTGGTGGCCGCGGTCTTCGGCTCGGGCATCGGCTGGGCGGTCGGCCGGATCTGCCAGGCCACCGGTACGTCGTCCACGGTCACCGCCCGCTTCCACGGCCTCGGCACCCGCGGCTCGGCACTCGCCTCGCTGGTGTTCGCGTTCATGATCCTCGGCTTCCTCGCCCTGGAGAACGCGCTGCTCTACTACGGCACGATCTTCATGTTCGGGTGGGAGCCGTCGACCGCCAACAAGCTCGGCATCTACGGCGTCCTCACCGTCGCCTGGATCGTGCTGACCACCTTCGGTCTCGGCCTGGTGCAGAAGGTGTCGCTGCTGCTGACCGTGGTGTGCGGCGTGCTGTTCGTCGTGGTCACGATCGTCGCCCTCGACAAGTCGTCGGTCTCGCTGGGCGACGTGTGGTCCTACAGCCCGCCGGGGGTGGGCTTCACCGAGATCACCGCGGCGCTGTCGATCATCGCCGGCATCGCCGGCGCGCTCGCCCTCGTCGGCGCCGACTTCAGCCGCTACGCGCGGACCTCGGGTGACGTCCGGGTGCTCGCGGTCGGCGGCGCGATCGTGGTCAACATCGTGGTGGTGGCGATCGGCACGATCGTCTTCCAGGCCGGCAACCTCGTCGTCGCCGAGCACCTCGCCGACCCGACCAACGCCGCCCAGGCCGCCAGCCAGGTGGGCGCCACGATCCCGGAGAAGATCGCCTTCATGTCGTCGGCCAATCCCGGCGCCTACTTCATCGTCCTGTCCGGCTTCCTCGGCTTCCTGGTGATGTACGCCGCGCAGGCCAAGGCCCAGGTGCTCAACACCTACTCGGGCTCGCTCGCCCTGAGCAACCTCTCCGACGCGGTCTTCGGCCGCAGCCCGGGCCGGCTGGTCATGGTGGTGCTCGGCAACGTGATCGCGCTGCTCGCCATCTGGGGCGACATCCTGGACCGGATCAACTCCTTCCTCGGCCTGCTCGGCATCCTGACCACGGCGCTGTGCGCGCTGATGATCACCGACTTCTTCGTGGTCCGCCGCGGCGCGGCCCACCGGGAGCGGGTCGAGCAGTTCAACTGGGCCGGCATCGTCGCGATGCTGGCGTCGTCGGCGCTGGCCTACTGGCTGCAGGACTCGGGCCGGACCAACCTCGGCTTCCTGATCGCCCTCGTCCTGTGCCCCCTGCTCTATGTCGCCCTGCGCTCCTCGCTGCTGCCCGAGGGCCGCGGCACCGGCACCGTCGAGGCCAGCGCCGCGCTGGAGCTGGCCGAGTAGCGCCGACGCCGCCGACCGACCACTGGCGCGCTGACCCTCCGGGGTCAGCGCGCCAGTGTCTGTGAGGGCAGCTCGTGAAAGCGGTCGCGGTAGGCCTGCGCGAACCGTCCGAGGTGGAAGAAGCCCCAGCGCGCGGCCACGACGGCGACGGTGGTCGACAGCGGGTCGGCCGCGACCAGGTCGCCCCGGGCCCGCTCGAGCCGGGCGCCTCGCACCTCGGCCAGGGGGGTGGTGTCGAGCTCGCGCCGGAAGGCGTCCTGGAGGGTGCGTGCCGACACGCCGCTGAGCCGAGCGAGGTCGGCGACCCGCCAGGCGCGGCCGGGGTCGCCGTCGATCAGCGCCCGAGCGGTGCGGACGGCGTGGCTCGGCCCGGCCGCGGGCTCCCGGGTGAGTGCGTTGTTGGGCTGGAGCGCGAGCAGGCCCGAGATCAGGGCCTGCTCATAGCTCGTCGCGACGACGGGGGAGCGGAGCAGGTCGCTGCCCACCTCGAGCTGCTCGACGCAGAGCCCGAGCAGCCGCATCCAGTCGCGGGCCGCCGGGCGGTCGAGTGCGAGGACGGGGTCGAAGGTGAGGCCGGGGACGCCGAGCTCCTCGACGGCGCCGCGGCGCACGTAGACCACGAGCTTGGCGCAGTCGGCGGTCCACCTCATGTCGACCGGCTCGTCGGGCGAGCCGACGAACGCCGTGCGCCGGTCGGCGACGAGCTCACGGTCGCCCGAACGCACCCGGGCGCGGCCCCGCAGCGGTATCTGCACGAGGTAGAAGTCCAGGAACCGGCCCGGGGTGATCCGGACCTCGCCGCCGTAGCGCATGTAGTTGAGGACGACGTCCTCGCCGAGCGCGACGGCGTTGTGGACCAGGTCCAGGCGCTCGTCGCGCCGGGCCAGCGCCAGGGTGTGCGGGCAGTAGCGCGCCGCGACCTGCTCGCGGGCGACCTCGAGCTCGGTGGTCGCCACCACCGGATGCCTGGTGAGCAGGTCGGCGGCCATCGGCTGCTCCTTGCGGGACGCGGGTGCGCCGACCCTAGGGCCGACGCACCCGCGCGGGCGAGTCCCGGTGCCCGTTTTCCGTCACGGAGAATCGGCGGAGCCCACGCGCCGGGCCAGCCGCCGGGTGATCCTCCGGTACGACGCGGGCCGCACCGGCAGCAGCCACTGCAGCGCCTTGGTGCCGCGCCCTACGTCCAGGCCGACCTCGGCGAGCACCTCGTCGATGTTGTGCATCGAGAACGGCACCACGTTGGTGCCCCG contains:
- a CDS encoding M24 family metallopeptidase, translating into MSQSIDERDRRWAALDRAMVAHDLDALVFAANDYRGHKGSLRYVADYNLCHKYGNAVLLREREPVLVLSGSLVSARKPVSGWVRDYRFPQTTGAGLVEALKEADRLEKVGVIGLGQVLKVNEYLALTEAFPGCAFVDFTKEFERVRAVKSAWELAGAEESAYILDQCFHRLLEIAHAGITEREIAAEMHRVGHLLGGEDPIFLSMHTDEQNEHSRSTFDSPRDRVLGTHDVHTFSFEMIGPRGYWTELARMVTFAAPDEVTARMARAVTDGIGNGARAMTPGAIPSDIQRTVLAGVEQHGATTSYWSGHSLGLDVIEDPMIGLDVVEDPDQSADNTIEAGMVLTLHPMVQDTEGRHSGYMSDTFIVEPGGSRKLSEHPTGLHRISRGGVSVHDH
- a CDS encoding aromatic-ring-hydroxylating dioxygenase subunit beta, which translates into the protein MRLSALPPQFQDTSAHSFHVDADWYAELDAFRALLADDWPAAPIDEWHQAQSFLAREARLVDEGRFNDWLGMFAGDGLYWVPVTAGGGDPRHEVSHAFDDHRRLTDRVYWLRTGLAYSQIPASRTRRAITNVETVTDLEGRRLVRSSFVVHEFRAGVAKTYAGWYGHVLVPADTGGDDWRIRLKLVNLLDSEQYHENLTLVF
- a CDS encoding type 1 glutamine amidotransferase, whose translation is MTIAVLSHVPEPLIAVLRERAAAAGRELTVYAAYRGELPERDAHEAWVVLGGAQSAHADRATLQPEIDTLAGAVDDGLPLLAICLGAQLLAVATGGRAFTGDSGLEAGLIEVSSTAAQPPSGRYLSFHSDSMEPPPGAERLAKSDRYLQAWRYRSALAVQFHPELDVTGFEAVLDVEEDKLAHFGVDVPALRAEIAVPQPSPSAGERLIDSWLAGLPARP
- a CDS encoding aromatic ring-hydroxylating oxygenase subunit alpha; amino-acid sequence: MTVQEQRPTAPERDRTDRWSDLVHEDRVHRTLYTEADVFAEEMVKVFGGESWAYLAHESQLPGPNAFVSVRLGLRPVLVTRDRHGALHAIFNRCAHRAATVCREESGTAKSFQCPYHGWTFRNTGELVGVPWPQGYAELDKDAFGLTRVARVESYRGFVFGTMNADAPSVEEWLGHARPWLDYWIDRAPAGEVLLGSAAYRMGFRGNWKLAYDNAGDGYHPSFSHRSLLEMASRMGESKDMSYFGRTPDDGPMVSYSLGNGHSVIDQRPAHGDEPGSFWANQRPQPGRESFEARIRAEHGADADRLLDLAIGAQINLSIFPNLLIIGNQVQVIEPLAVDRTQLTWHATRIGGVPEEVNTLRMRSQEDFPAFGEPDDQANFEEAQRGLAATEAEWIFMNRGLDVTPWQSLGEDGVIATAVTDELHMRSYYDEWLRRMREEVR
- a CDS encoding IclR family transcriptional regulator, whose protein sequence is MANSAPPIESLHRGLVLLKELRDGRVLGVKEAAELLGVAPSTAHRLLTALCYDGFAVQDRDRQYRLGPELRPEQVRGRDVGEFRTLVHPVIDRLSQAVGETVHVWVRQGPLLRWVDGVAGPAPSHVATDRWDRVPAYASAAGKALLSELNGKQLEEVFADGLPPARSSRITSMQSLKRHLHAVRTRGYALSIEESAQGVDGIAVCSKDALGRPIFAISLAIPSSRFERAKVPDYVEALRYAVEQTEEALGSPTD
- a CDS encoding hydantoinase/oxoprolinase family protein — its product is MSIRIGIDVGGTFTDFLVIYPDGSRRIHKTSSVPVDPPQAVLNGLRELADLEGTSVEAFVDRIGLIVHGTTVTTNALLTRRGPKTAMLVTEGFRDVLPMRHGTREDGYDNLLAMPEPLAPRHLRLPIEGRMDYLGGEVTPLDEDGVRAAAEALREQDVQAVAISFMHSHANPAHERRAAEILGEALPDVYLTESAELLGQARYYERSSAAVLNSYAGPIISSYLRTLTGLLEEVRFGGLLLMMQSNGGVATPAELARRAALSLLSGPASGPTAGLLVTAEHGWDSCLTVDMGGTSFDAAAVKGGKPLVMTDGSIDRWSLALPSVDIHTIGAGGGSIASVDEGGLLSVGPQSAGAVPGPACYGRGGDRATTTDADVVLGYLDPDSFLNGQMALDKAAAEEAIRRDVAEPLGLSVLEAAAGIYEMVNVSMASGVRDITVRRGLDPRDFPIVVAGGAGPVHAAAIAGELDIPVLITPRDSSIFCAAGMLVCDFKHDYVQSANDRLDVLDLAGLVRTWKTMAEEGRATLHGEGVADDAITFEPSLDLRYKGQWYELNIPLDAAMLAAPDVATIAAAFHAEHELLFGYHSDEMPIDVLNVRLSAVGRTSDERIDLASEVVVDKPERPARREIWSPAQKAMVEVDVHQGTAMGPNARISGPAVIELGTTTIVVLDQYDCVVDRSGSFVMYLRERAAELEARLNL
- a CDS encoding purine-cytosine permease family protein, yielding MPENTSRRPDLRAVIEDNALQSVPLDQRQSGWALFANTAGVGSTLVVLGVGAAVTFTAGTRWGLVVALVAAVFGSGIGWAVGRICQATGTSSTVTARFHGLGTRGSALASLVFAFMILGFLALENALLYYGTIFMFGWEPSTANKLGIYGVLTVAWIVLTTFGLGLVQKVSLLLTVVCGVLFVVVTIVALDKSSVSLGDVWSYSPPGVGFTEITAALSIIAGIAGALALVGADFSRYARTSGDVRVLAVGGAIVVNIVVVAIGTIVFQAGNLVVAEHLADPTNAAQAASQVGATIPEKIAFMSSANPGAYFIVLSGFLGFLVMYAAQAKAQVLNTYSGSLALSNLSDAVFGRSPGRLVMVVLGNVIALLAIWGDILDRINSFLGLLGILTTALCALMITDFFVVRRGAAHRERVEQFNWAGIVAMLASSALAYWLQDSGRTNLGFLIALVLCPLLYVALRSSLLPEGRGTGTVEASAALELAE
- a CDS encoding hydantoinase B/oxoprolinase family protein; translated protein: MTTDQSTAPAAPAAGIDPITASVLQRRVDSISKEMATMLMRSSRSPIFNEIGDLVTVIFDRNGNTLAQAEFAAIIAFGAHPSLEYIIEYFGDDIHEGDVIIHNDVYHGGNQNADTGIFLPIFAEGRLIGWAAAKGHLADIGGMTAGGYNPNARDIWQEALRIPPLKLAEKGVPRKDVWDLLAANIRFGFVMEDIRAMVGCCTVGARRVVEVVERYGLDSYESHWRYILDSSRRQVEAEVGRWPDGRYHGESFMTSDGVDPTRKYKIAVDIEIAGSDITFDFSGSDDQSPGICNMPPAAAKGAVRIAFLMLMASGGIRIPTNQGLFAPIATRFRKGSIVDPEFPAATIYGNQLCDEVVEAIMLALADALPDRVCAGWNKYMCTATNGIDPRTGEPFAAFTVFQRTGPGGVQGQDGWDALGFTGTAGQMRYPDPEMLEITTPHFLEYNEYLPDSAGAGEFRGGYGTRSAWRTYGEGQIGVTLADNMAHEGAFPARGLFGGLDSGLNELRVEYPDGTSQDWGSKEIIDQPVGTRVISHAGGGAGYGDPRRRPAAKVLAEVRDGLLSAEKARADYGVVLTADGQAVDEAQTAALRA